A single genomic interval of Canis lupus dingo isolate Sandy chromosome 6, ASM325472v2, whole genome shotgun sequence harbors:
- the CEP20 gene encoding centrosomal protein 20 isoform X1 gives MATVAELKAVLKDTLEKRGVLGHLKARIRAEVFNALDDESEPRPPLSHENLIINELIREYLEFNKYKYTASVLMSESGQPVVPLDRPFLIRELNAFEESKDDTIPLLYGILAHFLHRTKDDLQNPFLRGSSLQPPNPNLGGQPSRRKQRDDHLQKEKGNSTNMEDPLVSQAVKR, from the exons ATGGCGACTGTCGCGGAGCTGAAGGCTG TTTTAAAGGACACCTTGGAGAAAAGGGGAGTATTGGGGCATTTAAAAGCAAGGATCCGAGCTGAAGTATTCAATGCCCTAGATGATGAAAGTGAACCCCGACCACCATTGTCTCATGAAAACCTTATAATTAATGAACTAATTCGGGAATATCTTGAATTCAACAAATATAAGTATACAGCATCTGTCCTCATGTCAG AATCTGGTCAACCTGTAGTTCCATTGGACAGACCATTTCTTATCCGTGAACTAAATGCATTTGAAGAATCAAAGGATGATACAAT ACCTCTTTTATATGGAATTTTAGCTCATTTTTTACACAGAACGAAGGATGACCTCCAAAATCCATTCCTGAGAGGGTCTTCACTTCAGCCTCCAAACCCAAATCTTGGTGGACAGCCTAGCAGAAGAAAGCAAAGGG ATGACCACTTACAAAAAGAGAAGGGGAACAGTACTAATATGGAAGATCCTCTTGTTTCTCAAGCAGTGAAGAGATGA
- the CEP20 gene encoding centrosomal protein 20 isoform X2, which yields MATVAELKAVLKDTLEKRGVLGHLKARIRAEVFNALDDESEPRPPLSHENLIINELIREYLEFNKYKYTASVLMSESGQPVVPLDRPFLIRELNAFEESKDDTITKDDLQNPFLRGSSLQPPNPNLGGQPSRRKQRDDHLQKEKGNSTNMEDPLVSQAVKR from the exons ATGGCGACTGTCGCGGAGCTGAAGGCTG TTTTAAAGGACACCTTGGAGAAAAGGGGAGTATTGGGGCATTTAAAAGCAAGGATCCGAGCTGAAGTATTCAATGCCCTAGATGATGAAAGTGAACCCCGACCACCATTGTCTCATGAAAACCTTATAATTAATGAACTAATTCGGGAATATCTTGAATTCAACAAATATAAGTATACAGCATCTGTCCTCATGTCAG AATCTGGTCAACCTGTAGTTCCATTGGACAGACCATTTCTTATCCGTGAACTAAATGCATTTGAAGAATCAAAGGATGATACAAT AACGAAGGATGACCTCCAAAATCCATTCCTGAGAGGGTCTTCACTTCAGCCTCCAAACCCAAATCTTGGTGGACAGCCTAGCAGAAGAAAGCAAAGGG ATGACCACTTACAAAAAGAGAAGGGGAACAGTACTAATATGGAAGATCCTCTTGTTTCTCAAGCAGTGAAGAGATGA
- the CEP20 gene encoding centrosomal protein 20 isoform X3: MATVAELKAESGQPVVPLDRPFLIRELNAFEESKDDTIPLLYGILAHFLHRTKDDLQNPFLRGSSLQPPNPNLGGQPSRRKQRDDHLQKEKGNSTNMEDPLVSQAVKR, translated from the exons ATGGCGACTGTCGCGGAGCTGAAGGCTG AATCTGGTCAACCTGTAGTTCCATTGGACAGACCATTTCTTATCCGTGAACTAAATGCATTTGAAGAATCAAAGGATGATACAAT ACCTCTTTTATATGGAATTTTAGCTCATTTTTTACACAGAACGAAGGATGACCTCCAAAATCCATTCCTGAGAGGGTCTTCACTTCAGCCTCCAAACCCAAATCTTGGTGGACAGCCTAGCAGAAGAAAGCAAAGGG ATGACCACTTACAAAAAGAGAAGGGGAACAGTACTAATATGGAAGATCCTCTTGTTTCTCAAGCAGTGAAGAGATGA